Genomic segment of Longimicrobiaceae bacterium:
GCGGGCCGCCGGGGGAAGACCAGCGGTAACGGCTGTGCGTGTCGGGGTCGGGGATGAGGTCGGCGTGCACCTCGTACGGGGCGCCGCCGCCGGCCAGCGCGGTCACCAGCGCGTCGTTCTTGAGGATGCGCGACATGCCCTGCGCCGTGGCGGGGAAGTCGGAGACGTACGTCACGGTGCCCAGGACGTAGCCGTACTCCTCCTGCCGCACGGTGGACGGGGAGATCTGGATGCGCATCCCCGGCCGGATCTTCTTGCCCTGCGTGGAGGGGACGTAGATGACGGCCTCCAGGCTCTTCACCGTCTTCCCCGCGAGGTCCATCCGCAGCACCGGCTCGCCGCGGTTGATGACGTGGCCCTGCTCGGTCATCACCTCCAGCACGCGGCCGGTGTAGGGCGAGACGACCTCGGAAGAGCGGCGAAGCTCCTCCTCCTGCCGCCGCAGCCCCATCTCCGCCTCGTTGATCTTGAGCTGGCTCGCCAGCACCTCCTGCTGCTTCTTCTCGCGCAGAGTGGTCTGGTCCACCAGGTTCTGCTGCAGCTGGTTGCGGTTGGCGCGCACGTCCTTGTCGGCGGCGTCGTACTGTTGTTTGGTGGTGAGCAGCGTCTGCCGGGTGATGAGGCCCTGCGTGACCAGCCGGTCCTGGTTGGCGATCTTCTCGCGCAGCCAGCCCAGGTCCTCCTCGCCGGCGTGGATGGCCTGGGTGAGGTTCACGCGCTGCTGGGCCAGGTACTGCGACTGCATCTGCACCTCGCGGCTGCCGAACTCCACCAGCTGCCGGTGCTGCACGCGCAGGTCCTCCAGGCTGGCGCGCGCGCCGGAGACGGCGGCCATCAGGTCCGGCTGGGCGATGCGGGCCACCACCTGCCCCTCGTTCACCACCTCGCCCACCCGCACCGCCACGTCGGCCACGCGCCCGCTGCCCAACGGCACCACCTCGAACACGCCGCCGGACTTCACCAGGATGCCGTCGCCGCCCACCTTCTCGGGCACGCTGCCCACCACGCCCCACACCACGCCGGTGACGATGAGCAGAGACAGCGCGGCCAGCGCCACCCAGCCGCGCGGCGTGGTGACCTGTACGAGCTGATCCAGCTGCTCGGGCGAGGAGAGGCGGTCCAGCGAGACCTTGCGGAAGACGGTGCTCTGCATCTGGGGTCCTGCGGATGTGGAAGGGAGGAGCGCGCCCGGCGGGCGGCGGCTCTTACTGGTGCGCGGCCGCCGCGGCCGTGGGCACCGTGGTCAGCGCGGCCAGCCCGGCCGTGGGCTCGGCGCCGGCGAAGTCCACCAGCGTGCCGGTTTCGAAG
This window contains:
- a CDS encoding NHLP bacteriocin system secretion protein, which produces MQSTVFRKVSLDRLSSPEQLDQLVQVTTPRGWVALAALSLLIVTGVVWGVVGSVPEKVGGDGILVKSGGVFEVVPLGSGRVADVAVRVGEVVNEGQVVARIAQPDLMAAVSGARASLEDLRVQHRQLVEFGSREVQMQSQYLAQQRVNLTQAIHAGEEDLGWLREKIANQDRLVTQGLITRQTLLTTKQQYDAADKDVRANRNQLQQNLVDQTTLREKKQQEVLASQLKINEAEMGLRRQEEELRRSSEVVSPYTGRVLEVMTEQGHVINRGEPVLRMDLAGKTVKSLEAVIYVPSTQGKKIRPGMRIQISPSTVRQEEYGYVLGTVTYVSDFPATAQGMSRILKNDALVTALAGGGAPYEVHADLIPDPDTHSRYRWSSPGGPPTEIQSGTLCKAFITLVERRPIEMVLPILRSSAGV